The Roseibaca calidilacus genome has a window encoding:
- a CDS encoding ammonium transporter, with the protein MSLNLETVFAEQVTLNSLVQNLVYASGTVGAIMVVAGLLMIDAGTTRSNNLLNSTLEKLLGFFIGFATYFLIGFGFWAAQYYIMEGATLTDSIKDWWLAGGMANARAHEVDPGVFPGLNTFQIFIFFLACFAGIINVLFHFAVAERMKAAAYFIFCAVATVVSSALSWATWGSVGPLTNPGFHDFFGVGFVYLFPAGMALVMVPKLGARPGMFNPHPKVASYDAPSIGLAATGLVTIFASLPMVILSCLFFFDPEALAVSVTMANTSVGIAFNNYGLAWAGGAISGLLIAYKTRNYAYTLLGPLAGYVAGASGFDVYLPWQMFLVALGAPFVAYAVYEFTLKRGIDEHKLFPLFLGAGSYGLIMLGIFKAGTPRGGYLGFEEGAYAFQHGEIGIVMQVVGILACIGAGVVTALVLGFILEKTIGLKVTEDEQADGLDQKNWDIAPAPNGTPAE; encoded by the coding sequence ATGTCACTAAATCTGGAAACCGTCTTTGCCGAGCAGGTTACGCTGAACTCGCTTGTGCAAAACCTTGTCTATGCGTCGGGAACTGTCGGCGCGATCATGGTCGTTGCCGGCCTGCTGATGATCGACGCGGGCACCACGCGCAGCAACAACCTTCTGAACTCGACCCTTGAAAAGCTCTTGGGATTTTTCATCGGGTTTGCGACCTATTTCCTGATCGGCTTCGGGTTCTGGGCCGCGCAATATTACATCATGGAAGGGGCCACGCTGACCGATTCCATCAAGGATTGGTGGCTGGCGGGCGGCATGGCCAATGCCCGCGCGCATGAGGTCGATCCGGGTGTATTTCCGGGGCTAAATACGTTCCAGATATTCATCTTCTTCCTTGCCTGCTTCGCCGGCATCATCAACGTTCTGTTCCATTTCGCCGTGGCCGAACGGATGAAGGCAGCGGCCTATTTCATCTTTTGCGCCGTGGCGACGGTGGTCTCTTCGGCGCTGAGCTGGGCGACATGGGGCTCTGTCGGGCCGCTGACCAACCCCGGCTTTCACGACTTTTTCGGGGTGGGCTTCGTCTATCTGTTCCCGGCGGGCATGGCCTTGGTCATGGTGCCGAAACTTGGCGCCCGTCCCGGCATGTTCAACCCGCACCCCAAGGTGGCCAGCTATGACGCGCCCAGCATCGGGTTGGCGGCCACCGGGCTTGTGACCATCTTCGCATCGCTGCCCATGGTGATCCTGTCATGCCTGTTCTTCTTCGACCCCGAAGCACTGGCGGTCAGCGTGACCATGGCCAATACCAGCGTTGGGATCGCCTTCAACAATTACGGGTTGGCTTGGGCCGGTGGGGCCATTTCTGGCCTGCTGATCGCTTATAAAACCCGCAACTATGCCTACACGCTTCTGGGGCCGCTTGCAGGCTATGTCGCGGGGGCGTCGGGATTTGACGTGTATTTGCCGTGGCAGATGTTCCTTGTCGCCCTTGGCGCGCCTTTCGTGGCCTATGCTGTCTATGAATTCACGCTGAAACGCGGGATCGACGAACACAAGCTGTTCCCGCTGTTTCTGGGCGCGGGCAGCTACGGGTTGATTATGCTGGGCATTTTCAAGGCCGGCACCCCGCGCGGCGGCTATCTTGGCTTCGAGGAAGGGGCCTATGCGTTCCAGCACGGTGAAATCGGCATCGTCATGCAAGTGGTCGGCATTTTGGCCTGCATTGGCGCCGGTGTTGTCACGGCCTTGGTGCTTGGGTTCATCTTGGAAAAGACCATCGGCCTGAAAGTGACAGAGGACGAGCAAGCGGACGGTCTGGACCAAAAGAACTGGGACATTGCGCCCGCACCGAATGGGACACCGGCGGAATGA
- a CDS encoding sarcosine oxidase subunit delta, producing the protein MIINHPLLGPCDAQEFTYLGDASLIDRPDGMAEGADAAFYAYQYLRDNPAGLHRELWFHEQGDRSWLVVTRDTVTHEITSVELARDVAQARGRSA; encoded by the coding sequence ATGATTATCAACCACCCCCTGCTTGGCCCCTGCGACGCGCAGGAATTCACTTACTTGGGTGATGCGTCGCTGATCGACCGCCCTGACGGCATGGCCGAAGGCGCAGACGCGGCCTTCTACGCCTACCAATACCTGCGCGACAACCCGGCAGGGCTGCACCGCGAATTGTGGTTCCACGAACAAGGCGACCGCTCTTGGCTGGTCGTCACGCGTGACACGGTTACGCATGAGATCACCTCGGTCGAATTGGCGCGCGATGTTGCGCAAGCACGGGGGCGCAGCGCATGA
- a CDS encoding NAD(P)-binding domain-containing protein, with amino-acid sequence MPQKKVAIIGAGPSGLAQLRAFQSAAAKGEAIPEIVCFEKQDNWGGLWNYTWRTGLDENGEPVHCSMYRYLWSNGPKEGLEFADYSFEEHFGKQIASYPPRAVLFDYIEGRVLKAGVRDMIRFNTVVRWISYDDTTGKFTVTVHDHSQDHVYSEEFDNVIVASGHFSVPNVPHYPGFESFNGRLLHAHDFRDAREFTDKDILVMGSSYSAEDIGSQCWKYGAKSVTSCYRSAPMGFDWPDNWEEKPALERVDGNTAYFKDGTSKHVDAIILCTGYKHSFNFLPDDLRLKTANRLATADLYKGVVWVHNPKLFYLGMQDQWFTFNMFDAQAWWVRDAIMGKLDIPSDTATLLADVAEREAREEASDDTKYAIKYQGDYIKELVAETDYPSFDVDGACEAFYQWKKHKAQDIMAFRNNSYRSVITGTMAPVHHTPWKDALDDSMESYLQNEAETTPAE; translated from the coding sequence ATGCCCCAGAAGAAAGTCGCAATCATCGGCGCTGGCCCCTCGGGTCTGGCTCAACTGCGCGCGTTCCAATCCGCCGCAGCCAAGGGCGAAGCGATCCCCGAGATCGTCTGTTTCGAAAAGCAGGACAACTGGGGCGGGCTGTGGAACTACACTTGGCGCACCGGGCTGGATGAAAATGGCGAACCAGTGCATTGCTCTATGTATCGCTACCTGTGGTCCAACGGGCCAAAGGAAGGTCTGGAATTTGCGGATTATTCCTTTGAAGAGCATTTCGGCAAACAGATCGCGTCCTACCCGCCCCGCGCCGTGCTGTTCGACTATATCGAGGGCCGCGTGCTGAAAGCCGGTGTGCGCGACATGATCCGCTTCAACACCGTGGTGCGCTGGATCAGCTATGATGACACCACCGGCAAATTCACCGTCACCGTGCATGACCATTCCCAAGACCACGTCTATTCCGAAGAGTTTGACAATGTGATCGTGGCGTCCGGGCATTTCTCTGTGCCCAATGTGCCGCATTATCCCGGGTTCGAATCCTTCAATGGTCGCCTGCTGCACGCGCATGATTTCCGCGATGCGCGCGAATTCACCGACAAGGACATTCTGGTCATGGGGTCGTCCTATTCCGCAGAGGATATCGGCTCGCAATGCTGGAAATACGGCGCAAAATCGGTCACATCTTGCTACCGTTCGGCGCCGATGGGCTTTGACTGGCCCGACAACTGGGAAGAAAAGCCTGCGCTGGAACGGGTGGACGGTAATACCGCCTATTTCAAAGATGGCACGTCCAAACATGTCGATGCCATTATCCTGTGCACCGGTTACAAGCACAGTTTCAACTTTCTGCCCGATGACCTGCGCCTGAAAACCGCCAACCGGCTGGCCACGGCGGACCTGTATAAAGGCGTGGTCTGGGTACATAACCCCAAGCTGTTCTACCTTGGTATGCAGGACCAGTGGTTCACCTTCAATATGTTCGACGCGCAGGCCTGGTGGGTGCGTGACGCGATCATGGGCAAGCTGGATATTCCGTCCGACACCGCAACCTTGCTGGCCGACGTGGCCGAGCGCGAGGCCCGTGAAGAGGCCAGCGACGACACCAAATATGCCATCAAGTATCAGGGCGACTACATCAAGGAATTGGTCGCTGAAACCGATTACCCGTCTTTCGACGTGGATGGCGCGTGCGAAGCTTTCTACCAGTGGAAGAAGCACAAGGCGCAAGACATCATGGCGTTCCGCAACAACAGCTACCGCTCTGTCATCACCGGCACCATGGCACCCGTGCACCACACGCCGTGGAAAGACGCGTTGGATGACAGCATGGAAAGCTACCTTCAGAACGAGGCAGAGACCACGCCCGCCGAATAA
- a CDS encoding sarcosine oxidase subunit beta family protein — MRYSGFRVLQQALTGHKGWKPAWRDPDPKPHYDIVIIGGGGHGLATAYYLARQFGQANIAVLEKGWIGGGNVGRNTTIIRSNYMLDGNEPFYEFSLKLWEGLEQDFNYNAMVSQRGILNLIHSDAQRDAFTRRGNAMILHGADAELLSAEQVRREYPFLNFNNARFPIKGGLAQRRGGTVRHDAVAWGYARGADSRGVDIIQNCEVTGFRIENGTCLGVETSRGYIGAGKVGVAVAGNSSRMMAKAGMRLPIESHVLQAFVSEGLKPVLPGVITFGAGHFYCSQSDKGGLVFGGDIDGYNSYAQRGNLPVVEDVAEGGMALFPGLGRVRLLRMWGGIMDMSMDGSPIIDRTHIDGLYFNGGWCYGGFKATPASGWCFAHLLATDTPHPTATAYRFDRFERGRMIDEKGMGAQPNLH; from the coding sequence ATGCGCTATTCCGGCTTTCGCGTTCTGCAACAGGCCCTGACCGGCCACAAAGGCTGGAAACCCGCATGGCGCGACCCGGACCCGAAACCGCATTATGACATCGTCATCATCGGCGGCGGCGGGCATGGGCTGGCCACGGCCTATTACCTTGCGCGCCAATTCGGGCAAGCGAATATCGCGGTGCTGGAAAAGGGCTGGATCGGCGGCGGCAATGTGGGTCGCAACACCACGATCATCCGCTCCAACTACATGCTGGATGGAAACGAGCCGTTCTACGAATTCTCGCTCAAACTATGGGAAGGGCTGGAGCAGGATTTCAACTATAACGCCATGGTCAGCCAGCGCGGTATCCTGAACCTTATCCACTCTGACGCGCAGCGCGACGCCTTCACCCGGCGCGGCAACGCCATGATCCTGCACGGTGCGGATGCCGAATTGCTCAGCGCCGAACAGGTGCGCCGCGAATACCCGTTTCTGAATTTCAACAATGCGCGCTTTCCCATCAAGGGCGGCCTGGCACAGCGCCGGGGCGGCACCGTCCGGCATGATGCCGTCGCATGGGGCTATGCGCGCGGGGCCGATAGCCGCGGCGTCGACATCATCCAGAATTGCGAGGTGACAGGCTTTCGCATTGAAAACGGCACCTGTCTGGGGGTCGAAACCTCGCGCGGTTATATCGGCGCGGGCAAGGTCGGCGTGGCGGTTGCCGGCAATTCCAGCCGCATGATGGCCAAGGCGGGCATGCGCCTGCCCATCGAATCCCACGTACTGCAAGCCTTTGTCAGCGAAGGGCTGAAACCTGTGCTGCCCGGTGTCATCACTTTCGGCGCGGGGCATTTCTATTGCAGCCAATCCGACAAGGGCGGTCTGGTCTTTGGCGGCGATATCGACGGCTACAATTCCTACGCCCAGCGCGGCAACCTGCCGGTGGTCGAAGATGTGGCCGAAGGCGGCATGGCGCTGTTCCCTGGCCTTGGCCGCGTGCGCCTGCTGCGCATGTGGGGTGGGATCATGGATATGAGCATGGACGGCTCTCCCATCATCGACCGCACGCATATCGACGGGCTCTATTTCAACGGCGGCTGGTGCTATGGCGGGTTCAAGGCCACCCCAGCCTCTGGCTGGTGCTTCGCCCATCTGCTGGCCACCGATACCCCGCACCCAACCGCGACCGCCTACCGGTTCGACCGGTTCGAACGCGGCCGGATGATCGACGAAAAAGGCATGGGCGCGCAGCCCAACCTGCATTGA
- a CDS encoding GlxA family transcriptional regulator produces the protein MTENENIQLGFLIFPGFPMACLTSMIEPLRAANEIADTRSFAWTLISEDGGPVESSAAVAFHPNCTLVGAGHLDYLFLLSPPNGRFTDPRKGNGALRNRARHGATLGGVSGGVFPLARAGLLDGHVTSVHWCYAAAFGDEFPDHRTTDDVIMVDRRRVTISGAAAGFDLALRLIQQRLGDEVTTEVACWFQHPFVRGDGVRQRIPALRSTAASDMLPEPVAHALRIMDDHLEDPIAVGDICEQIGISPRHLERLFKLQLGKSPKLYYRAKRLDAARQLVMYSNRPLRDIALSSGFSSPAALRKRYAEAYGLTPEEDRDRINMFRVQQNAPVPSS, from the coding sequence ATGACTGAAAATGAAAATATCCAGCTTGGCTTCCTGATTTTCCCGGGTTTTCCCATGGCCTGCCTGACGTCGATGATAGAACCTTTGCGGGCCGCCAATGAGATCGCAGATACACGGTCATTCGCATGGACGCTGATTTCCGAAGATGGCGGGCCGGTGGAAAGCAGCGCCGCGGTGGCGTTCCACCCGAACTGCACGCTCGTCGGTGCGGGGCACCTTGATTACCTGTTCCTGCTATCGCCGCCCAATGGTCGCTTCACCGACCCGCGCAAAGGCAACGGCGCGCTGCGCAACCGCGCGCGCCACGGCGCCACTTTGGGCGGCGTCAGCGGCGGTGTGTTTCCGCTGGCGCGCGCGGGCTTGCTGGATGGGCATGTGACATCGGTGCATTGGTGCTACGCGGCGGCCTTTGGCGACGAATTCCCCGACCATCGCACCACCGACGATGTCATCATGGTGGACCGTCGCCGCGTGACGATTTCGGGCGCGGCCGCCGGGTTCGATCTGGCCTTGCGGCTGATCCAGCAACGTCTGGGCGACGAAGTGACAACCGAAGTCGCCTGCTGGTTCCAGCATCCCTTCGTGCGCGGCGACGGGGTGCGCCAGCGCATCCCCGCGCTACGCTCGACCGCCGCGTCGGACATGCTGCCCGAACCGGTCGCACACGCGCTGCGGATCATGGACGACCATCTGGAAGACCCGATCGCAGTGGGGGATATCTGCGAGCAGATCGGGATTTCACCGCGCCATTTGGAACGCCTGTTCAAGCTGCAACTGGGCAAAAGCCCGAAGCTGTATTACCGCGCGAAACGGCTGGATGCGGCGCGGCAACTGGTGATGTATTCCAACCGCCCGCTGCGTGACATCGCGCTCTCTTCTGGTTTCTCCAGCCCTGCCGCGCTGCGCAAGCGCTATGCCGAAGCCTATGGCCTGACCCCGGAAGAGGACCGCGACCGCATCAACATGTTCCGGGTGCAGCAAAACGCGCCGGTGCCATCCAGCTAG
- a CDS encoding FadR/GntR family transcriptional regulator produces the protein MGLAMNSRLEAGLVLDQAVGGTVQIVIDTLFAKIQSEEYPADSRLPSERALAAELGVSRNTVREALDVLATHDIIRRRAGSGSFVTYRARKVEQSSSGSIAERTSPLDHLVVRSIIEPEMVRLATINMSPRELEELDDIVSRIERVRSDVSEFIKCEEELYRKIAQGTRNPLLEACYELTIEVCRQSFRTALMRRHLTPDRIQSYQTRYNTLFNAIAARDVEAAVEFVKLHLVDEQKLLLHES, from the coding sequence ATGGGACTTGCGATGAATTCACGGCTGGAAGCGGGGCTTGTGTTGGATCAGGCCGTGGGCGGCACCGTGCAGATCGTGATCGACACGCTGTTCGCCAAGATCCAGTCAGAGGAATACCCCGCCGATTCGCGCCTGCCCAGCGAACGCGCCTTGGCCGCAGAACTGGGTGTCTCTCGCAACACGGTGCGCGAGGCGCTGGATGTGCTGGCCACGCATGACATCATTCGGCGGCGTGCAGGGAGCGGCAGCTTCGTGACCTATCGCGCCCGCAAGGTCGAGCAAAGCAGCAGCGGGTCAATTGCCGAACGCACCAGCCCGCTGGACCATTTGGTTGTGCGCAGCATTATCGAGCCGGAAATGGTGCGTCTTGCCACCATCAACATGAGCCCGCGCGAGTTGGAAGAGCTGGACGATATCGTGTCGCGCATTGAACGGGTGCGCAGCGATGTGAGCGAGTTCATCAAATGCGAGGAAGAGCTTTACCGCAAGATCGCCCAAGGCACCCGCAACCCGTTGCTGGAAGCCTGCTACGAGCTGACGATCGAAGTCTGCCGCCAGAGCTTTCGCACCGCGCTGATGCGGCGCCATCTGACGCCGGACCGGATTCAAAGTTACCAGACCCGCTATAACACGCTGTTCAACGCCATTGCGGCGCGCGACGTGGAAGCGGCGGTGGAATTTGTGAAGCTGCATTTGGTGGATGAACAGAAGCTGCTGCTGCACGAAAGCTGA
- a CDS encoding PDR/VanB family oxidoreductase, with protein MSAGLEKLPVVVTAKVKLNDLVTRFEFAHADGKPLPPFSGGAHTVVEMRDGGVTRLNPYSLMSDPMDPTQYAISVRRDDAGRGGSVFLHDKVRVGDRLVLGYPVNLFALDLTARKHLMIAGGIGITPFVAQIKQLQTTGGAFELHYSARSHALASYADELRAAHPARINLYLDDQNQKIPLERLLSGQPPGTHVYVCGPRGMIDWVLSTAERLGWPPEAVHSEEFLAPQSGKPFMVELAQSGKTITVGEHESLLEAMERAGVDAPYLCRGGACGQCETRVLAHDGTFQHHDHWLEDDERDGSKIMPCVSRFEGTRLVLDR; from the coding sequence ATGAGCGCCGGTCTGGAAAAACTGCCCGTGGTGGTGACCGCCAAGGTCAAGCTGAATGATCTGGTCACCCGGTTCGAATTCGCCCATGCCGACGGCAAGCCGTTGCCACCCTTTTCCGGTGGGGCGCATACGGTCGTTGAAATGCGCGACGGCGGCGTGACCCGTTTGAACCCCTATTCGCTGATGTCCGACCCGATGGACCCCACGCAATATGCCATATCCGTGCGGCGCGACGATGCCGGGCGCGGCGGGTCGGTCTTCCTGCATGACAAGGTGCGGGTGGGTGACAGGTTGGTGCTGGGATACCCGGTCAACCTGTTCGCGCTGGACCTGACCGCGCGCAAACACCTGATGATCGCGGGCGGCATCGGGATCACGCCCTTCGTGGCGCAGATCAAGCAGTTGCAAACAACCGGCGGCGCGTTCGAATTGCATTATTCGGCCCGGTCGCACGCCTTGGCCAGCTACGCCGATGAGTTGCGCGCAGCCCATCCGGCGCGGATAAACCTGTATCTGGACGATCAGAACCAGAAAATCCCGCTGGAGCGGCTGCTGTCGGGCCAGCCACCGGGCACGCATGTCTATGTTTGCGGCCCGCGCGGGATGATCGACTGGGTTCTGTCCACCGCCGAACGCCTTGGCTGGCCGCCCGAGGCCGTCCATTCCGAAGAATTCCTTGCCCCGCAATCGGGCAAACCCTTCATGGTGGAACTGGCGCAATCGGGCAAGACCATCACCGTGGGCGAACATGAAAGCCTGTTGGAAGCGATGGAGCGCGCGGGCGTCGATGCGCCCTATCTATGCCGGGGCGGGGCTTGCGGGCAATGCGAAACCCGCGTGCTGGCGCATGACGGCACATTCCAGCACCACGATCACTGGTTGGAAGATGATGAACGCGACGGCAGCAAGATCATGCCCTGCGTCAGCCGGTTCGAAGGCACCCGGCTGGTGCTGGACAGGTAA
- a CDS encoding ABC transporter substrate-binding protein, which translates to MIDTSFAHRMAMRSLLPSFGVGMTQEVKIGMLVPLSGSVQSWGLPGYQGCQIWEDWLNRAGGLLIQGRRYPVRVIARDCGDDPAQALALARDLVWQEQVSLLMLLGGDYVAHLRELLNDSRVLASTLLPSDLSPDTRYLIAPSEVHPVYNVTGVDWIGRNCPQVRRVALCSQRDGFGLPSLATYRAAFKAAGHQICKDVQYAPDATDVASIVQPMLDESPDLLCWCTSYTPMVHAMTEYAHAQGFRGMILSCTLDQYDRLVARTSAQFMEGAIFQFPDFDDPALAEKAFFFNQPHGFYAEYQERFPNSWSAVSWEYVAILDIWHAAVEKVGALNAAAVLAAMKQMGQVNHAFGPAEWWGEDIFGISHALVGDWPVVRIEKGKARIVEFGSVRGWLDRHETLLHSEMRDLGQLWHQKLVASGVPHSLHPRVPGGAD; encoded by the coding sequence ATGATTGACACGAGTTTCGCCCATCGCATGGCTATGCGCAGTCTTTTGCCCAGCTTTGGCGTGGGCATGACGCAAGAGGTCAAGATCGGTATGCTGGTGCCGCTGAGCGGGTCGGTGCAATCTTGGGGCTTGCCGGGGTATCAGGGCTGCCAGATCTGGGAGGATTGGCTGAACCGCGCCGGGGGGCTGCTGATCCAAGGCCGTCGCTACCCGGTGCGCGTGATCGCGCGCGATTGCGGGGACGATCCCGCGCAGGCGCTGGCCTTGGCGCGCGACCTTGTCTGGCAAGAACAGGTGTCGCTGCTGATGCTGCTGGGGGGCGATTATGTCGCGCATCTGCGCGAGTTGCTGAATGATAGCCGGGTGCTTGCTTCGACCCTGCTGCCCAGCGACTTGTCGCCCGACACCCGTTACCTGATTGCCCCGTCAGAAGTGCACCCGGTCTATAATGTGACCGGTGTGGACTGGATCGGGCGCAACTGCCCGCAGGTTCGGCGCGTGGCCTTGTGCAGCCAGCGCGACGGGTTTGGCCTGCCGTCGCTTGCAACCTATCGGGCGGCGTTCAAGGCGGCAGGTCACCAGATCTGCAAGGATGTTCAATACGCGCCCGACGCAACCGACGTGGCCAGCATTGTGCAGCCAATGCTCGACGAATCCCCTGACCTGCTGTGCTGGTGCACCAGTTACACGCCCATGGTGCACGCCATGACCGAATATGCCCATGCGCAGGGATTTCGCGGCATGATCCTGTCTTGCACGCTGGACCAATATGACCGACTGGTTGCGCGCACATCGGCCCAGTTCATGGAAGGCGCGATTTTCCAGTTTCCCGATTTCGATGATCCGGCGCTGGCGGAAAAGGCGTTCTTCTTTAACCAGCCGCACGGGTTCTATGCCGAATATCAGGAAAGATTCCCCAATAGCTGGAGCGCGGTCAGCTGGGAATATGTCGCTATTCTGGATATCTGGCATGCGGCGGTGGAAAAGGTCGGCGCGCTGAACGCGGCGGCGGTTCTGGCCGCGATGAAGCAGATGGGGCAGGTCAACCATGCCTTTGGCCCTGCCGAATGGTGGGGCGAGGATATTTTCGGGATCAGCCACGCGCTTGTGGGCGATTGGCCGGTCGTGCGGATCGAGAAGGGCAAAGCCCGCATCGTCGAATTCGGATCGGTGCGCGGCTGGCTGGACCGGCACGAAACGCTTCTGCATTCTGAAATGCGCGATCTTGGCCAGCTATGGCACCAGAAATTGGTGGCCTCTGGTGTGCCGCATAGCCTGCATCCGCGCGTGCCGGGCGGGGCCGATTGA
- a CDS encoding heme-dependent oxidative N-demethylase family protein, translating to MTIQFNDETFRDDYTFRNSEWAIRRFPFPFHEDSYMYSVNMERHRGGPEGSVYAKRFDVDEHYISEMRDRALVLADDPLRCQSLPHMTLAGWDLLELIMVSKSEDYPDLFELHRDGSTWRWVNKPLGIDDTFTFMDEASLPYGPMEYITRQTQGDFAVLDQRENNLWMDAGMVTTQADWSLDFDIGMNFFEWHAPVPLAHEMGVFKRALKFLLNVQQGSPARRLNWTMTVNPLLDTSPENYHKWGIQKTTLTPENIGRKQHLRVELQTFFRLPRSNALVFPIRCYLIALQDLVTVPKWGRRLHRVIRDLPEELATYKGFIDNRPLIVDYLSRFDDGLPTSPGIWPDLDSEPPLKT from the coding sequence ATGACGATCCAGTTCAACGACGAAACTTTCCGCGACGACTACACCTTCCGCAACTCGGAATGGGCGATCCGGCGTTTTCCCTTCCCGTTCCACGAAGACAGCTACATGTATTCGGTCAACATGGAACGCCACCGGGGCGGGCCGGAGGGGTCGGTCTATGCAAAGCGGTTTGACGTGGACGAGCACTATATCTCGGAAATGCGCGACCGCGCGCTTGTGCTGGCGGATGACCCGCTGCGCTGCCAATCGCTGCCGCATATGACGTTGGCAGGATGGGATCTGCTGGAACTTATCATGGTCAGCAAATCCGAAGATTACCCCGACCTGTTCGAGTTGCACCGCGACGGCAGTACATGGCGCTGGGTCAACAAGCCTTTGGGCATTGACGACACATTCACCTTTATGGACGAAGCCAGCCTGCCCTATGGCCCCATGGAATACATCACCCGCCAGACGCAAGGCGATTTCGCGGTGCTGGACCAGCGCGAGAACAATCTGTGGATGGATGCGGGCATGGTCACCACGCAGGCCGACTGGTCGCTGGATTTCGACATCGGGATGAATTTCTTCGAATGGCACGCCCCGGTGCCGCTGGCGCATGAAATGGGCGTGTTCAAACGGGCGCTGAAATTCCTGCTGAACGTGCAGCAAGGCAGCCCAGCGCGGCGCCTGAACTGGACCATGACAGTCAACCCGCTGCTAGATACCAGCCCGGAAAACTACCATAAATGGGGCATTCAAAAGACCACGCTGACGCCCGAGAATATCGGCCGCAAACAACACTTGCGTGTCGAATTGCAGACCTTCTTCCGCCTGCCCCGGTCAAACGCGCTGGTGTTTCCGATCCGCTGCTACCTGATTGCGCTGCAAGACCTTGTGACGGTGCCCAAATGGGGCCGCCGCCTGCACCGCGTTATCCGCGACCTGCCGGAGGAACTGGCGACCTATAAGGGCTTTATCGACAACCGCCCACTTATCGTGGATTACTTGTCGCGCTTTGATGATGGCTTGCCCACCTCGCCCGGCATCTGGCCCGATCTGGACAGCGAACCGCCGCTGAAAACGTGA
- a CDS encoding helix-turn-helix domain-containing protein, which produces MTTFVKPTEIAGRAAPLRQDPHSTRDEREKVLEVAIGREVRAYRRQRGITVADLAELTGLSIGMLSKIENGNTSPSLTTLQALSHALSVPLTAFFRGFEEHREAVHTPAGTGVEIERAGTRAGHQYNLLGHIGSNASGVMVEPYLITLTQESDIFPTFQHGGIETIYMLEGELQYRHSDTLYPLKPGDTLFFDADAPHGPEVLEKLPARYLSIISYPQSA; this is translated from the coding sequence ATGACAACATTCGTCAAACCAACAGAGATTGCCGGGCGCGCCGCGCCATTGCGGCAAGACCCTCACAGCACCCGCGATGAACGCGAGAAAGTGCTTGAAGTGGCCATTGGGCGCGAAGTGCGCGCATACCGGCGGCAAAGGGGTATCACGGTGGCGGATTTGGCAGAGTTGACCGGACTGTCCATCGGGATGCTGTCGAAGATCGAGAATGGCAATACATCGCCATCCCTGACCACGTTGCAGGCGCTGTCGCACGCGCTGAGCGTGCCGTTGACCGCGTTTTTTCGTGGTTTCGAGGAACACCGCGAGGCGGTTCACACCCCGGCTGGCACCGGCGTAGAGATTGAGCGCGCCGGCACGCGGGCGGGGCATCAATACAATCTGCTGGGGCATATCGGGTCCAATGCCAGCGGGGTCATGGTGGAACCCTATCTTATTACCCTGACCCAAGAATCCGACATTTTCCCGACCTTTCAGCATGGCGGGATTGAAACGATCTATATGCTGGAAGGGGAATTGCAGTATCGGCACAGCGACACGCTTTACCCGCTGAAGCCGGGCGACACGCTGTTCTTCGACGCAGATGCGCCGCATGGGCCGGAAGTGCTGGAAAAGCTGCCGGCCCGATACTTGTCGATCATCTCCTACCCGCAAAGCGCCTGA
- a CDS encoding dimethylamine monooxygenase subunit DmmA family protein, which yields MSTFDFPPSIASRPTYGKLAPRAGAAQIMLADAEGAEALLSLAKANPDLMRRAHVIYIPKDTGTGFSDQLRAAAPDILHIAPSYAACTQRLQRVFSAAPMGAQFYLAGTEGLIGQAIALALQIGIPKSAIQTEHRGSVARRVQCVHCKGITEEVMTDPFQCGHCGLNLFVRDHYSRRLAAFQGVCIDAEDPGNVPPSVELYS from the coding sequence ATGAGCACGTTCGACTTCCCCCCCTCCATTGCCAGCCGCCCGACCTATGGCAAACTCGCGCCGCGCGCGGGTGCCGCGCAGATCATGCTTGCCGATGCCGAAGGGGCAGAGGCGCTTTTATCCTTGGCAAAGGCCAATCCGGACCTGATGCGCCGCGCCCATGTCATCTATATTCCGAAAGACACGGGCACAGGGTTTAGCGACCAGCTTCGCGCCGCCGCACCCGATATTTTGCACATCGCGCCCAGCTACGCGGCCTGCACCCAGCGTTTGCAGCGCGTGTTCAGTGCGGCCCCCATGGGCGCGCAGTTCTACCTTGCGGGCACCGAAGGGCTGATCGGACAAGCCATAGCGCTGGCCTTGCAGATCGGCATCCCGAAATCTGCGATTCAGACCGAACATCGCGGTTCGGTCGCGCGGCGCGTGCAATGCGTGCATTGCAAAGGCATCACGGAAGAAGTGATGACCGACCCGTTCCAATGCGGCCATTGCGGGCTGAACCTGTTCGTGCGCGACCATTACTCGCGCCGACTGGCCGCGTTTCAGGGCGTCTGCATAGATGCCGAAGACCCCGGCAATGTGCCCCCGTCGGTGGAGCTGTATTCATGA